The following are from one region of the Mesorhizobium sp. B4-1-4 genome:
- a CDS encoding Mth938-like domain-containing protein — protein MVTGKGIVIREAHFPGRAPIEAYGNGGFRFADMSHRGSLLCLPSGIHGWEPADPLALTVADFDKLLAEADKIEILLIGMGRDLRPLPAQLRATLKEAGIASDPMSTGAAVRTYNVLLAEDRAVAAALIAVD, from the coding sequence ATGGTGACCGGCAAAGGCATCGTCATCCGCGAGGCGCATTTCCCCGGCCGCGCCCCGATCGAGGCCTATGGTAATGGCGGGTTTCGCTTTGCCGATATGTCGCATCGCGGCTCGCTGCTGTGCCTGCCATCCGGCATCCACGGCTGGGAGCCGGCGGATCCCCTGGCGCTGACGGTGGCGGATTTCGATAAGCTTCTGGCTGAAGCGGACAAGATCGAGATACTGCTGATCGGCATGGGCAGAGATCTCCGGCCATTGCCGGCGCAGCTGCGTGCTACGCTGAAAGAGGCAGGTATCGCGTCCGATCCGATGTCGACGGGGGCGGCGGTGCGGACCTACAACGTGCTTCTGGCCGAGGACCGCGCCGTGGCCGCCGCGCTCATCGCCGTCGACTGA
- the yajC gene encoding preprotein translocase subunit YajC, protein MFVTPAYAQGIGGASPDMFISILPFVLIFVIMYFLIIRPQRTQLKKRGEMLAAVRRGDTVVTGGGFVGKVTKVIDDNELEIDLGGGTKVTALRSTIADVRVKGEPVANQNAKK, encoded by the coding sequence ATGTTCGTGACACCGGCATACGCCCAAGGCATTGGCGGCGCCTCTCCCGATATGTTCATCAGCATTTTGCCGTTTGTCCTGATTTTCGTAATCATGTATTTTCTGATCATCCGCCCGCAGCGCACGCAGCTGAAGAAGCGTGGCGAGATGCTGGCGGCGGTCCGTCGCGGCGACACGGTCGTCACCGGCGGCGGTTTCGTCGGCAAGGTGACGAAGGTGATCGACGACAACGAACTCGAGATCGACCTTGGCGGTGGCACCAAGGTGACGGCGCTGCGCTCGACGATCGCCGACGTGCGCGTCAAGGGCGAGCCGGTAGCCAACCAGAACGCCAAGAAATAA
- the secDF gene encoding protein translocase subunit SecDF, with product MLYFSRFKMILIWLAVAATVVLAAPNLIPASTLAQLPNWVPKRQMTLGLDLQGGSHILLEMNQNDLIKDRLETARDEIRTLLRDAKIGYTGLGGTGRTLQVRITDPAQLDAAKKALKSLTDPVAAGLFSGGSIQEMSLDDSEPGLLKFTVTDAGIKYRTSTALAQSIEVVGRRVNELGTTEPIVQRQGEDRILVQVPGLQDPQRLKEILGQTAKLTFQMVDQSMPVQDALKGRPPAGSTVLYSQDDPPVPYLIENRVIVSGENLVDAQATYNSQNNEPVVSFRFDSKGAARFGQATAQNVGKLFAIILDNQVISAPQIREPILGGTGQISGNFTAQSANDLAVLLRAGALPATLTVIEERTVGPGLGQDSIHAGKVAGIIGSILVVAFMFVAYGFLGFLANIALAVHVAMIVGLLSLLGATLTLPGIAGIVLTIGMAVDSNVLIYERIREERRNGRSVIQAIDTGFSKALATIVDSNVTSLIATVVLFYLGTGPVKGFAITYAIGILTTVFTAFTFTRMLVSIWLRRARPKELPRAPVTFIPPGTKIPFMGIRRWTFALSSALSILSVVLFFTVDINYGIDFKGGSLIEVQSKSGDANLGDIRSRLSELNIGEVQVQQFGAPNDVLIRVGTQGGGENAEQTVIDKVRGELQDNYDFRRVEVVGPTVSGELAKQGTIAMLVALVGILVYVWFRFEWQFAVGAIVATVHDVVMTIGFFVISGLEFNQSSLAAILTIIGYSLNDTIVVYDRVREDLRKYKKMPLPQLLNNAINETLSRTTLTSVTTSLALLALVLFGGEVIRSFTLAMLFGVVFGTYSSIFIAAPLLILFKLRPQASADEEKPVSGGKAVAT from the coding sequence ATGCTCTATTTTTCGCGCTTCAAGATGATCCTGATCTGGCTGGCCGTGGCCGCCACAGTGGTCCTCGCCGCGCCCAATCTCATTCCCGCAAGCACATTGGCCCAGCTCCCCAACTGGGTGCCGAAGCGGCAGATGACACTTGGCCTCGACCTGCAGGGCGGCTCGCACATCCTGCTCGAGATGAACCAGAACGACCTGATCAAGGATCGGCTCGAGACGGCGCGCGATGAAATCCGGACGCTGCTGCGCGACGCCAAGATCGGCTATACCGGCCTTGGTGGAACGGGGCGGACCCTGCAGGTCCGCATCACGGACCCGGCCCAACTCGATGCCGCCAAGAAGGCATTGAAGTCGCTGACCGACCCGGTTGCCGCTGGCCTGTTCTCCGGCGGTTCCATCCAGGAAATGTCGCTGGACGATTCCGAGCCCGGCCTGCTGAAGTTCACCGTCACCGACGCCGGCATCAAATATCGCACCTCGACCGCATTGGCGCAGTCGATCGAGGTGGTCGGACGCCGCGTCAACGAACTCGGCACGACCGAGCCTATCGTGCAGCGGCAAGGCGAGGATCGCATCCTTGTGCAGGTGCCGGGCCTGCAGGATCCGCAGCGGCTGAAGGAAATCCTCGGCCAGACTGCAAAGCTGACCTTCCAGATGGTCGACCAGTCGATGCCGGTGCAGGACGCGCTCAAGGGCCGCCCGCCCGCCGGCTCGACGGTGCTTTATTCGCAGGATGATCCGCCGGTTCCGTATCTGATCGAAAACCGCGTCATCGTTTCGGGCGAGAACCTGGTCGACGCGCAAGCGACATACAATTCGCAAAACAACGAACCGGTGGTGTCGTTCCGCTTCGATTCGAAGGGTGCTGCCCGCTTCGGCCAGGCCACCGCGCAGAATGTGGGCAAGCTGTTCGCCATCATCCTCGACAACCAGGTGATTTCGGCGCCGCAGATCCGCGAACCGATCCTTGGCGGCACCGGCCAGATCTCCGGCAATTTCACCGCCCAGAGCGCCAATGACCTGGCCGTGCTTCTGCGCGCCGGTGCGCTGCCGGCGACGTTGACGGTCATCGAAGAACGCACCGTGGGTCCGGGCCTCGGCCAGGACTCGATTCATGCCGGCAAGGTCGCGGGCATCATCGGTTCGATCCTCGTCGTTGCCTTCATGTTCGTCGCCTACGGGTTCCTCGGCTTCCTCGCCAACATCGCGCTGGCGGTGCACGTGGCGATGATTGTCGGACTGCTGTCGCTGCTCGGCGCGACGCTGACCTTGCCCGGTATCGCCGGTATCGTGCTCACCATCGGCATGGCGGTCGATTCCAACGTGCTGATCTACGAACGTATCCGAGAGGAGCGACGCAACGGCCGCTCGGTGATCCAGGCGATCGATACCGGGTTTTCCAAGGCGCTGGCGACGATCGTCGATTCCAACGTCACCTCGCTGATCGCAACGGTGGTGCTGTTCTATCTCGGCACCGGGCCCGTCAAGGGCTTTGCCATCACCTATGCCATCGGCATCCTGACCACGGTGTTCACCGCGTTCACCTTCACCCGAATGCTGGTGTCGATCTGGCTGCGCCGCGCCCGGCCCAAGGAACTGCCTCGGGCGCCGGTGACCTTCATTCCGCCCGGCACGAAGATCCCTTTCATGGGCATCCGACGGTGGACATTCGCGCTGTCGAGTGCGCTGTCGATCCTGTCGGTCGTGCTGTTCTTTACGGTCGACATCAATTACGGCATCGACTTCAAGGGCGGCTCGCTGATCGAGGTGCAGTCCAAGAGCGGTGACGCCAATCTCGGCGATATCCGCAGCAGACTGTCGGAGCTCAATATCGGCGAAGTGCAGGTGCAGCAGTTCGGCGCTCCCAACGACGTCCTGATCCGCGTCGGCACCCAGGGCGGCGGCGAAAACGCCGAGCAGACGGTGATCGACAAGGTTCGCGGCGAACTGCAAGACAACTACGACTTCCGTCGCGTCGAGGTCGTCGGGCCGACCGTATCGGGCGAACTCGCAAAGCAAGGCACGATCGCCATGCTGGTCGCGCTTGTCGGCATCCTGGTCTATGTCTGGTTCCGGTTCGAATGGCAGTTCGCGGTTGGCGCTATCGTCGCGACCGTGCACGACGTGGTCATGACGATCGGCTTCTTCGTCATCTCCGGGCTGGAGTTCAATCAATCATCGCTGGCGGCGATCCTGACCATCATCGGCTATTCGTTGAACGACACGATCGTGGTCTACGACCGCGTTCGAGAAGATCTGCGAAAATACAAGAAGATGCCGTTGCCGCAGCTATTGAACAACGCCATCAACGAGACGCTGTCGAGAACGACGTTGACCTCTGTGACGACCAGCTTGGCGCTGCTCGCGCTGGTGTTGTTCGGTGGCGAGGTGATCCGCTCGTTCACCTTGGCGATGCTGTTCGGCGTTGTCTTCGGCACCTATTCGTCGATCTTCATTGCCGCACCGCTGCTGATCCTGTTCAAGCTGCGGCCGCAGGCTTCGGCCGACGAGGAGAAGCCGGTCAGCGGCGGCAAGGCGGTCGCGACCTGA
- a CDS encoding peptidoglycan DD-metalloendopeptidase family protein, with amino-acid sequence MQLNVLKANSRNLARGCAVLMIAGAAAGCSSQASRFNSVDDVFTSSTNNQRAIINKQDAVQPYPGDVSAAPLDGSHTQSVARSSLEPVSSRPLPPPVSAQAAPALAPAANPVRVASAPALARPAPHVDRTTTGTVAPAAKPFKNAQPDEPKMAEAGRPHATEIVVRDGETISGLAAHYKVPADVIMKANGLSPTKGLKTGQKIVIPAYAYSSKAESKVADAKPAKDGKHDLPATAPDKVAVLPQQPKVKEGKSAAQVDASAATSQPKEPKPAQVAKAGLAGTYTVQSGDTMSSIARKTGVGVVALKQANGMKDGLLKIGQTLKVPAGGTATVASAKPAKVDPVTTATTQPAAKATPSETLASYTPPKKDAKVIQQAEDDEAVAPDATGIGKMRWPVRGRVISGFGSGRDGVDIAVPTGTPIKAAENGVVIYAGDGLKEFGNTVLVRHENGLVTVYGHASSIEVQRGQKVKRGQEIALSGMSGTTDSPKLHFEVRKNSAPVDPSTYLE; translated from the coding sequence ATGCAACTCAATGTTTTGAAGGCAAACAGTCGCAATCTGGCGCGGGGCTGCGCTGTTCTCATGATTGCAGGCGCGGCCGCCGGGTGCAGTTCCCAGGCTTCGCGGTTCAACAGTGTCGACGACGTCTTTACTTCCTCGACCAACAATCAGCGCGCGATCATCAACAAGCAGGATGCCGTACAGCCCTATCCGGGCGACGTCTCGGCAGCCCCGCTCGACGGCAGCCACACGCAATCGGTCGCCCGCTCCAGCCTTGAACCGGTTTCGAGCCGGCCGTTGCCGCCGCCGGTTTCAGCCCAGGCCGCTCCAGCGCTCGCGCCCGCCGCCAATCCGGTGCGTGTCGCATCGGCGCCGGCCCTGGCTCGGCCCGCTCCCCATGTCGACAGGACGACAACCGGCACCGTCGCGCCGGCCGCGAAGCCATTCAAAAATGCCCAGCCCGACGAGCCGAAGATGGCTGAGGCCGGCCGGCCGCACGCGACCGAGATCGTCGTCCGGGACGGCGAAACCATTTCCGGCCTGGCGGCGCACTACAAGGTGCCGGCCGATGTCATCATGAAGGCGAATGGCCTGAGCCCGACCAAGGGGCTGAAGACCGGTCAGAAGATCGTCATCCCGGCCTATGCCTATTCGAGCAAGGCTGAATCGAAGGTCGCTGATGCGAAGCCGGCCAAGGACGGCAAGCACGACCTGCCGGCCACCGCGCCGGACAAGGTCGCCGTTCTGCCGCAGCAGCCGAAGGTCAAGGAGGGCAAGTCCGCGGCTCAGGTCGATGCGTCGGCCGCCACAAGCCAGCCCAAGGAGCCCAAGCCAGCGCAGGTGGCCAAGGCTGGCCTCGCCGGCACCTATACGGTCCAGTCCGGCGACACGATGTCCTCGATCGCCAGGAAGACCGGCGTTGGCGTCGTTGCCCTGAAGCAGGCCAACGGCATGAAAGATGGCTTGCTCAAGATCGGCCAGACCCTGAAGGTGCCGGCCGGTGGAACCGCGACAGTCGCCAGCGCAAAGCCGGCCAAGGTCGACCCGGTGACCACGGCCACCACGCAGCCCGCCGCAAAGGCCACGCCGTCGGAAACGCTGGCATCCTACACGCCGCCGAAGAAGGATGCGAAGGTCATCCAGCAGGCCGAGGACGACGAGGCGGTGGCGCCGGATGCCACGGGCATCGGCAAGATGCGCTGGCCGGTGCGCGGCCGGGTGATCTCCGGCTTCGGATCCGGCAGGGACGGCGTCGACATCGCCGTGCCCACGGGAACGCCGATCAAAGCGGCCGAGAACGGCGTCGTCATCTATGCCGGCGACGGGCTCAAGGAATTCGGCAATACGGTGCTGGTGCGCCACGAGAACGGTCTGGTCACCGTCTACGGCCATGCCAGCTCGATCGAGGTGCAGCGCGGCCAGAAGGTCAAGCGCGGCCAGGAAATCGCACTCTCGGGCATGAGCGGCACGACGGACTCGCCGAAGCTGCACTTCGAAGTGCGCAAGAACTCGGCCCCGGTCGATCCCTCGACTTATCTCGAATAG
- a CDS encoding T6SS immunity protein Tdi1 domain-containing protein, with protein sequence MSGIWRDVAFQFEPDVALATAKAWSWLLPEPWTPLVCSMVGGMFVMRPNNEVHWLDTGTGLVERVARSATDFEEIIRTAPDLVDEWFLPPLVERLHAAGKKPKAGECYGFTILPVFAEGKFDVDNMFVTPVSEQFVGMANVHRQLNELPDSSRVRIKVVD encoded by the coding sequence ATGAGCGGCATCTGGCGAGACGTAGCTTTCCAATTTGAACCCGATGTCGCGCTGGCGACGGCGAAAGCGTGGTCGTGGCTTTTGCCAGAGCCTTGGACCCCTCTCGTCTGCTCAATGGTGGGAGGCATGTTTGTCATGCGGCCGAACAACGAGGTTCATTGGCTGGACACCGGGACGGGCTTGGTCGAACGGGTGGCTCGGAGCGCGACGGATTTTGAGGAGATTATCAGGACTGCTCCTGATCTGGTTGACGAATGGTTCCTTCCGCCGCTTGTCGAACGCCTTCACGCCGCGGGCAAGAAGCCCAAGGCGGGAGAATGCTACGGCTTCACCATCTTGCCTGTCTTCGCTGAGGGAAAATTCGACGTAGACAACATGTTCGTGACTCCGGTCAGCGAGCAATTCGTCGGCATGGCGAACGTTCACCGCCAGTTGAACGAATTGCCCGATAGTTCGAGGGTGCGGATCAAGGTCGTCGACTAG
- the trmFO gene encoding methylenetetrahydrofolate--tRNA-(uracil(54)-C(5))-methyltransferase (FADH(2)-oxidizing) TrmFO, whose protein sequence is MSKDPIHIIGGGLAGSEAAWQAAQAGVPVILHEMRPVRGTDAHKTDGLAELVCSNSFRSDDAENNAVGLLHAEMRLAGSLIMSAGDANQVPAGGALAVDRDGFSDTVTKKLEAHPLITIQREEVPGLPPADWDQAIIATGPLTAPSLAQSIAEATGADALAFFDAIAPIIHFDTIDMETCWFQSRYDKVGPGGTGKDYINCPMDKDQYLAFVQALVDGQKTEFKQWEGTPYFDGCLPIEIMAERGVETLRYGPMKPMGLTNAHNPTVKAYAVVQLRQDNALGTLYNMVGFQTKLKHAEQVRIFRTIPGLENADFARLGGLHRNTYINSPTLLDGSLQLKSRLGLRFAGQITGCEGYVESAAIGLLAGRFAAAERLGQTPSLPPLTTAFGALLNHITGGHIVSDDEPGKRSFQPMNVNFGLFPPVEAPTTEGKRLRGKDKTVAKRHAITSRALADCREWLRLPDQAQAAE, encoded by the coding sequence ATGAGCAAAGACCCCATCCATATCATCGGCGGCGGCCTCGCAGGTTCCGAAGCCGCCTGGCAAGCAGCGCAGGCCGGCGTTCCCGTCATCCTGCACGAGATGCGCCCGGTTCGCGGCACCGACGCGCACAAGACCGATGGGCTGGCCGAGCTCGTCTGTTCCAATTCCTTCCGCTCCGATGACGCCGAGAACAACGCGGTCGGCCTGCTGCACGCTGAAATGCGACTGGCCGGATCCCTGATCATGAGCGCCGGCGACGCCAATCAAGTGCCGGCCGGCGGCGCATTGGCCGTCGACCGCGACGGGTTCTCCGATACCGTGACGAAAAAGCTCGAGGCGCACCCGCTGATCACCATCCAGCGCGAGGAAGTGCCTGGCCTGCCGCCAGCGGACTGGGACCAGGCGATCATCGCCACCGGGCCGTTGACCGCGCCGTCGCTTGCCCAGTCAATCGCGGAAGCGACCGGGGCCGATGCACTCGCCTTCTTCGATGCCATCGCGCCGATCATCCACTTCGACACGATCGACATGGAGACCTGCTGGTTCCAGTCGCGCTACGACAAGGTCGGGCCAGGCGGCACCGGCAAGGACTACATCAATTGCCCAATGGACAAGGACCAATACCTCGCCTTCGTGCAGGCACTGGTCGACGGCCAGAAGACCGAATTCAAGCAGTGGGAAGGCACGCCCTATTTCGACGGCTGCCTGCCGATCGAGATCATGGCCGAACGCGGCGTCGAGACGCTGCGTTACGGGCCGATGAAGCCGATGGGCTTGACCAACGCGCACAATCCGACGGTGAAGGCCTACGCCGTGGTCCAGCTGCGGCAGGACAATGCGCTGGGCACGCTCTACAACATGGTCGGGTTCCAGACCAAGCTGAAGCACGCCGAACAGGTGCGCATCTTCCGCACCATTCCGGGCCTCGAAAACGCCGATTTCGCACGCCTGGGCGGCCTGCACCGCAACACCTACATCAATTCGCCGACCTTGCTCGACGGCTCGCTGCAGCTGAAGTCGCGGCTCGGCCTGCGCTTCGCCGGCCAGATCACCGGCTGCGAAGGCTATGTCGAAAGTGCCGCCATCGGCCTGCTCGCCGGCCGCTTCGCCGCCGCCGAGCGGCTCGGCCAAACACCGTCCCTGCCACCGCTTACCACGGCTTTCGGCGCCCTGCTCAACCACATCACCGGCGGCCATATCGTCTCCGACGACGAACCGGGCAAGCGTTCCTTCCAGCCGATGAACGTCAATTTCGGCCTGTTCCCGCCGGTCGAAGCACCCACGACCGAAGGCAAGCGCCTGCGCGGCAAGGACAAGACGGTCGCCAAACGCCATGCGATAACCTCGCGCGCGCTGGCTGATTGCCGGGAATGGCTTCGGTTGCCGGACCAGGCGCAGGCCGCGGAATGA
- a CDS encoding ATP-binding protein, translating to MTDSTIDALNEKLDRLIEAVGRLAPPPVPETGLGEADCFVWQADPGYLEPVRKVNRVDIGLIRGVDRVRDILVDNTERFAAGFAANNVLLWGARGMGKSSLVKAVHAEINAKAKSDLPLKLIEIHREDIDTLPKLMGLLKTAPFRFILFCDDLSFDHDDTSYKSLKAALEGGVEGRPANVIFYATSNRRHLLPRDMIDNERSTAINPSEAVEEKVSLSDRFGLWLGFHKCSQDEYLDMINGYASHHGLDIDPGQLRAEALEWATTRGSRSGRVAWQFTQDLAGRLGKPLKD from the coding sequence ATGACCGACAGCACCATCGACGCCCTCAACGAGAAACTTGACCGCCTGATCGAGGCTGTCGGCCGCCTCGCCCCACCGCCAGTGCCTGAAACCGGCCTTGGCGAGGCCGATTGTTTCGTCTGGCAGGCCGATCCCGGCTATCTGGAGCCGGTGCGCAAGGTCAACCGCGTCGACATCGGCCTGATCCGTGGTGTCGATCGCGTCCGCGACATCCTTGTCGACAACACCGAACGCTTCGCCGCCGGCTTTGCCGCCAACAATGTGCTTTTGTGGGGCGCACGCGGCATGGGCAAATCGTCGCTGGTCAAGGCCGTGCATGCCGAAATCAACGCCAAGGCCAAGTCCGACCTGCCGCTCAAGCTGATCGAAATCCACCGCGAGGACATCGACACGCTGCCGAAGCTGATGGGATTACTGAAGACCGCTCCCTTCCGCTTCATCCTGTTTTGCGACGACCTGTCCTTCGATCATGACGACACGTCCTACAAGTCGTTGAAGGCGGCGCTCGAAGGCGGCGTCGAGGGCCGCCCCGCCAACGTCATCTTCTACGCCACCTCGAACCGCCGCCACCTGCTGCCGCGCGACATGATCGACAACGAGCGCTCGACCGCCATCAACCCGTCCGAAGCCGTCGAGGAAAAGGTTTCGCTGTCCGACCGTTTCGGCCTCTGGCTCGGCTTCCACAAATGCTCGCAGGACGAATATCTCGACATGATCAATGGCTATGCCAGCCATCATGGCCTCGACATCGACCCCGGGCAGCTTCGCGCCGAGGCGCTGGAATGGGCAACGACGCGCGGCAGCCGTTCGGGCCGAGTCGCCTGGCAGTTCACCCAGGACCTGGCCGGCCGGCTCGGCAAGCCATTGAAGGATTGA
- the surE gene encoding 5'/3'-nucleotidase SurE encodes MRILLTNDDGIHAEGLASLERVARTLSDDVWVVAPEQDQSGYAHSLSISEPLRLRKIGEKHFAVRGTPTDCVIMGVKKILPGAPDLILSGINSGANIADDVTYSGTVAGAMEGALLGIRSIALSQGYSYVGEDRVVPYETTEALAPALLKKLVATPLPDGVLLNVNFPNCLPEEVAGTVVTTQGKLVHSLWVDERRDGRGLPYYWLRFGREPVEGKQGTDLFALRNRLVSVTPLQLDLTAHEIRDQLSKALA; translated from the coding sequence ATGCGCATCCTTCTGACCAACGACGACGGCATTCATGCCGAGGGGCTGGCATCGCTCGAGCGCGTCGCCCGTACGCTGTCCGACGATGTCTGGGTGGTGGCGCCGGAGCAGGACCAGTCCGGCTACGCGCATTCGCTGTCGATCTCGGAGCCGCTGCGGCTGCGCAAGATCGGCGAAAAGCACTTTGCCGTGCGGGGCACGCCGACCGATTGCGTCATCATGGGCGTCAAGAAGATCCTGCCCGGCGCACCCGACCTGATCCTGTCCGGCATCAATTCGGGCGCCAACATCGCCGACGACGTCACTTATTCGGGAACCGTCGCCGGCGCCATGGAAGGCGCGCTGCTCGGCATCAGGTCGATCGCTCTCAGCCAGGGCTACAGCTATGTCGGCGAGGACCGCGTCGTTCCTTACGAGACCACCGAGGCGCTGGCGCCGGCGCTGCTGAAGAAGCTCGTCGCGACGCCGCTGCCCGACGGCGTGCTGCTCAATGTCAATTTTCCGAACTGCCTTCCCGAGGAAGTCGCCGGTACTGTGGTCACCACACAGGGCAAGCTGGTGCACAGCCTCTGGGTCGACGAACGTCGCGACGGCCGTGGCCTGCCTTACTATTGGCTGCGCTTCGGCCGCGAGCCGGTTGAAGGCAAGCAGGGCACCGACCTTTTTGCCCTGCGCAACCGTCTGGTGTCGGTGACGCCGTTGCAGCTCGACCTCACCGCGCATGAGATCCGTGACCAGCTGAGCAAGGCGCTTGCATGA
- a CDS encoding protein-L-isoaspartate(D-aspartate) O-methyltransferase, with protein MNHGIDDREGFAGFLLRLRGRGTVPKALIAAFEATPRRGFLAPHFHQIAWSDRMLPIECGEAIEGADMQAAVIAALAIEPSNRVLEIGTGSGYTAAVISRLAARIVTVDRYKTLAEQAKQRFDALGISNAIARQADGSAGLPAEGPFDRIVAWAAFDSLPRFLLDQLSSGGIVIAPIGPEEGEQVLAKLTKVGSRFEREDIGLVRLQPILRSLAAVM; from the coding sequence ATGAACCATGGCATCGACGATCGCGAAGGCTTCGCCGGTTTCCTGCTACGCCTGCGCGGCAGGGGGACCGTGCCGAAGGCGCTGATCGCGGCTTTCGAGGCGACACCACGGCGCGGTTTCCTGGCGCCCCACTTCCACCAGATCGCCTGGTCCGACCGAATGTTACCGATCGAATGCGGCGAGGCGATCGAAGGCGCCGACATGCAGGCGGCGGTGATCGCGGCACTTGCCATCGAGCCCAGCAATCGTGTGCTCGAGATCGGCACCGGCTCGGGCTACACCGCTGCGGTGATTTCGCGGCTTGCCGCGCGCATCGTTACCGTAGATCGCTACAAGACCCTGGCCGAACAGGCAAAACAGCGCTTCGACGCGCTCGGTATCAGCAACGCCATCGCGCGCCAGGCCGACGGTTCCGCCGGTTTGCCCGCTGAAGGACCGTTCGATCGCATCGTCGCTTGGGCGGCTTTCGACAGCCTGCCGCGCTTTCTGCTCGACCAATTGTCGAGTGGCGGCATCGTCATCGCACCGATCGGCCCGGAGGAGGGCGAGCAGGTGCTGGCCAAGCTGACCAAGGTCGGCAGCCGTTTCGAGCGCGAGGACATCGGTCTTGTGCGCCTGCAGCCGATCCTGCGCAGCCTGGCAGCGGTGATGTAG
- a CDS encoding phytoene/squalene synthase family protein — protein sequence MPQNIEIVMSAVRAADRDRYLSALYAPADKRDALVSLYAFNAEIASIRDRIHEPLPGEVRLQWWRDVIAAGGEAGAGHPVAEALNATIAAFKLPKLAFENMLEARIFDLYDDPMPSRTDIEGYCGETAAALIQLAAMVLDPVEAPRFAELAGRAGCAQAMTGLLLLLPLHRKRGQCFIPVDILAAAGSSPEEFVAGDGGPGAQRAVAAMRALAREHLSAFEQGAAALPVSLRPAFLPLVLSRAYLDKMEGLRRSPLDGVVRLSALRRHWLLLRRASRGWPAL from the coding sequence ATGCCGCAAAACATTGAGATCGTCATGAGCGCGGTGCGCGCCGCCGACCGCGACCGCTATCTCAGCGCGCTCTATGCGCCTGCCGACAAGCGCGACGCGCTGGTTTCGCTTTATGCCTTCAATGCCGAGATCGCGAGCATACGCGACCGCATCCACGAGCCGCTGCCCGGTGAGGTGCGGCTGCAATGGTGGCGCGATGTCATAGCCGCCGGCGGCGAGGCTGGCGCCGGTCACCCCGTCGCCGAAGCCTTGAACGCTACCATTGCCGCGTTCAAACTACCGAAACTGGCCTTCGAGAACATGCTCGAAGCCCGCATATTCGACCTGTACGACGATCCGATGCCGTCGCGCACCGATATCGAAGGCTATTGCGGCGAGACGGCCGCGGCGCTGATCCAGCTTGCGGCGATGGTGCTTGATCCCGTCGAGGCGCCCCGGTTTGCCGAACTGGCGGGCCGGGCAGGCTGCGCGCAGGCAATGACCGGCCTGCTGCTTCTGTTGCCGCTGCATCGCAAGCGCGGGCAGTGTTTCATCCCGGTCGACATCCTGGCGGCGGCGGGGTCGTCGCCAGAGGAATTTGTTGCCGGCGATGGCGGGCCGGGTGCACAGCGCGCCGTGGCGGCGATGAGAGCGCTGGCGCGCGAACACCTTTCCGCCTTCGAACAGGGCGCCGCGGCGCTGCCGGTGTCGTTGCGCCCGGCCTTTCTGCCCCTGGTCCTGTCGCGTGCCTATCTCGACAAGATGGAGGGCTTGCGCCGTTCACCGCTTGATGGCGTCGTACGGCTGTCTGCGTTGCGCCGGCATTGGTTGCTGTTGCGGCGCGCGAGCAGGGGCTGGCCGGCACTTTGA
- a CDS encoding type II toxin-antitoxin system ParD family antitoxin has protein sequence MESAEKLSITVTPAMARMIREKVEDGSFGSASEVIRAALRAFQREEEEHAERMASIRARVKASLEDKRPTLSGEEVRAHLQGLFAENTSPDHDSAT, from the coding sequence GTGGAATCCGCCGAGAAACTGTCCATCACCGTCACGCCAGCCATGGCGCGCATGATCCGCGAGAAGGTCGAGGATGGCTCCTTCGGCTCCGCGAGTGAAGTCATCCGCGCAGCGTTGCGGGCCTTCCAACGTGAGGAAGAAGAGCATGCCGAACGCATGGCTTCGATCAGGGCGCGCGTGAAGGCATCGCTCGAGGACAAGAGGCCGACTCTCTCAGGAGAAGAGGTTCGTGCCCACCTTCAAGGGCTGTTTGCCGAGAATACGAGCCCCGACCATGATTCAGCGACATGA